One window of the Lathamus discolor isolate bLatDis1 chromosome W, bLatDis1.hap1, whole genome shotgun sequence genome contains the following:
- the LOC136004439 gene encoding LOW QUALITY PROTEIN: 5-hydroxyisourate hydrolase-like (The sequence of the model RefSeq protein was modified relative to this genomic sequence to represent the inferred CDS: inserted 2 bases in 1 codon), producing the protein MSEVVNGTLTMHMLNMAIRLLAAGXASLAQLQEPGLQWMELGQRWTDEDGCCQLLLAPGQAKSGTYKLYFERAAYWQSLTHTSFYSLVEVVFTIMDPAQKLHSLLLISPYSYTTYWGT; encoded by the exons ATGTCTGAGGTGGTGAACGGCACCCTGACCATGCACATGCTCAACATGGCCATAAGGCTGCTGGCTGCCGG TGCCAGCCTTGCCCAGCTGCAggagccagggctgcagtggatggagctggggcagag GTGGACAGATGAGGATGGGTGctgccagctcctcctggctccagGGCAGGCCAAGTCTGGCACCTACAAGCTGTACTTTGAGAGGGCAGCATACTGGCAGAGCCTGACACACACCAGCTTCTACTCCTTGGTGG AGGTTGTCTTCACTATCATGGACCCAGCCCAGAAGCTGCACAGCCTGCTGCTAATCAGCCCCTACTCCTACACAACATATTGGGGCACTTAG